The Pseudomonas sp. DG56-2 genome contains a region encoding:
- a CDS encoding amidase, which translates to MIEVTEVSIAQLRAALESGSTTSVELVEAYLARIDAYDGPATTTALNAVVVRNPEALNEARAADARRAKGESLGPLDGIPYTAKDSYLVKGLTAASGSPAFAELVAYRDAFTIERLRAAGAICLGKTNMPPMANGGMQRGVYGRAESPYNADYLTAPFASGSSNGAGTATAASFAAFGLAEETWSSGRGPASNNGLCAYTPSRGVISVRGNWPLTPTMDVVVPFARTMTDLLEVLDVVVAEDPDTRGDLWRMQPWVPIPSVASVRPASYLELAVDAASLNGKRLGIPRMYINADPDAGTSEAPGIGGPTGQRINTRPTVIALWEEARKALEAAGAEVIEVDFPLVSNCEGDRPGAPTVFNRGLVSKEFLHHELWDLTAWAFDDFLQANGDPKLNRLVDVEGAKIFPHDPGTLPNREGDLAAGMDEYVRMAERGITPWDKIGTVPDGLRGLETTRRIDLEEWMDRLQLDAVLFPTVADVAPANSDVDPASADIAWSNGVWVANGNLAIRHLGVPTVTVPMGVMADIGMPVGLTFAGRAYDDSSLLRLASAFESTGSRRVVPPRTPPLVVGK; encoded by the coding sequence ATGATCGAGGTCACTGAAGTATCCATCGCGCAATTGCGCGCCGCGCTCGAATCCGGCAGCACGACCTCGGTGGAATTGGTTGAGGCATACCTCGCCCGAATCGATGCCTATGACGGCCCTGCAACCACGACTGCGCTCAATGCAGTGGTGGTACGCAACCCCGAAGCGCTCAATGAAGCGCGGGCAGCCGATGCGCGACGGGCCAAGGGCGAATCCCTCGGGCCACTCGATGGCATTCCTTACACAGCCAAAGACAGTTATCTGGTGAAGGGGCTCACCGCTGCCTCGGGAAGCCCGGCTTTTGCCGAACTGGTTGCCTATCGCGATGCCTTCACCATTGAGCGCCTGCGTGCCGCAGGGGCGATCTGCCTGGGCAAGACCAACATGCCGCCCATGGCCAACGGCGGTATGCAGCGTGGGGTGTATGGCCGGGCTGAAAGCCCGTACAACGCCGACTACCTCACTGCGCCTTTCGCATCGGGCTCATCCAATGGCGCAGGCACTGCCACTGCTGCCAGCTTTGCAGCGTTCGGGCTGGCTGAGGAAACCTGGTCGAGCGGTCGCGGACCTGCATCGAACAACGGCCTGTGTGCCTACACCCCTTCACGCGGGGTAATTTCGGTGCGCGGCAACTGGCCGCTGACGCCCACCATGGACGTGGTCGTGCCCTTTGCCCGAACCATGACCGACCTGCTCGAAGTACTCGATGTGGTGGTCGCCGAAGACCCCGATACCCGTGGTGATCTGTGGCGGATGCAGCCTTGGGTACCGATTCCGAGTGTGGCGTCGGTGCGACCGGCTTCGTATTTGGAGTTGGCCGTCGATGCTGCATCGCTCAACGGCAAGCGCCTGGGCATTCCGCGTATGTACATCAATGCCGATCCCGACGCGGGCACCAGCGAAGCGCCGGGTATCGGCGGACCAACAGGTCAACGTATCAATACTCGGCCGACGGTAATCGCACTGTGGGAGGAGGCCCGCAAGGCGCTGGAAGCGGCGGGCGCCGAGGTGATCGAGGTGGATTTTCCGTTGGTCTCCAATTGCGAAGGGGATCGTCCCGGCGCGCCGACAGTGTTCAATCGTGGCCTGGTTTCCAAGGAGTTCCTGCACCATGAGCTGTGGGATCTGACTGCCTGGGCGTTTGACGATTTTCTCCAGGCCAATGGCGACCCTAAGTTGAACCGCCTGGTCGACGTCGAGGGTGCAAAGATTTTCCCTCACGATCCGGGTACTTTGCCAAATCGCGAGGGCGATCTTGCTGCAGGTATGGATGAGTACGTGCGCATGGCGGAGCGGGGCATCACGCCTTGGGATAAGATCGGCACCGTGCCTGATGGCTTGCGTGGTTTGGAGACAACCCGTCGTATCGACCTTGAAGAGTGGATGGATCGCCTCCAGCTCGATGCCGTGCTGTTTCCGACGGTCGCCGACGTTGCCCCGGCCAATTCCGATGTCGACCCGGCATCGGCCGATATAGCCTGGAGCAACGGCGTGTGGGTTGCCAATGGCAACCTGGCTATCCGACACCTGGGCGTGCCGACGGTAACAGTGCCGATGGGGGTGATGGCGGACATTGGTATGCCCGTCGGGCTGACCTTCGCCGGGCGTGCCTATGACGATTCGTCGCTGCTGCGCCTGGCTTCGGCATTCGAGTCCACCGGTTCCAGGCGCGTGGTGCCGCCGCGCACGCCGCCACTGGTAGTCGGCAAGTAA
- a CDS encoding RidA family protein, whose product MANHDITFTPDPDPESISSDVAGFGGMLVSTQIPTRADGSLELGDITLQSECTLQALKVALERAGSSMDRVLHLTIYLTDMADRGAFNDVYQRFFAKPWPVRAAVGVASLAVEGMRVEVTAMAAKA is encoded by the coding sequence ATGGCAAACCACGACATCACCTTCACGCCTGACCCCGATCCGGAATCCATTTCCAGTGATGTTGCCGGTTTTGGCGGCATGCTGGTTTCCACCCAGATTCCGACGCGCGCCGATGGCAGCCTGGAATTGGGCGATATCACCTTGCAGAGTGAGTGCACCCTGCAAGCACTCAAGGTTGCCCTGGAGCGAGCTGGCAGCTCGATGGATCGGGTGTTGCACCTGACCATCTACCTGACCGACATGGCTGATCGCGGCGCTTTCAACGACGTCTACCAACGTTTCTTCGCCAAACCGTGGCCGGTACGCGCCGCTGTTGGCGTGGCATCGCTGGCGGTTGAGGGTATGCGCGTGGAAGTGACGGCGATGGCTGCCAAGGCTTGA
- a CDS encoding U32 family peptidase, protein MSLPKHHLELLSPARDVAIAREAILHGADAVYLGGPSFGARHNACNEVSDIAQLVEFAHRYHARVFTTINTILHDNELEPARKLIHQLYDAGVDALIVQDLGVMELDIPPIELHASTQTDIRTLARAKFLDQAGFSQLVLARELNLKEIRAIADETDAAIEFFIHGALCVAFSGQCNISHAQTGRSANRGDCSQACRLPYTLKDEKGGVIAYEKHLLSMKDNNQSANIRALVEAGVRSFKIEGRYKDMGYVKNITAYYRQRLDEVLEDRPDLARASSGRTAHFFVPDPDKTFHRGSTDYFVSERKIDIGAFDSPTFTGLAVGVVEKVGKRDMQVVTHEPLSNGDGLNVLVKREVVGFRANIAEPKGEFDEDGEKRYRYRVEPNEMPKGMYQLRPNHPLSRNLDHNWQQALQKTSAERRIGLAWAARLTESSLQLTATSEEGVSASITLDGPFGVANKPEQALEQLHDLLGQLGTTQYHATAIDLDAPQAYFIPNSQLKALRREVIESLTAARIAAHPRGGRKAESNPPPVYPESHLSFLANVYNQKARDFYHRHGVKLIDAAYEAHEEKGEVPVMITKHCLRFSFNLCPKQAKGVTGVRTKVAPMQLIHGDEVLTLKFDCKPCEMHVIGKMKGHIFDLPQPGSQQVVGHISPEDLLKTIPRAPH, encoded by the coding sequence ATGTCCTTACCCAAGCATCACCTCGAACTGCTCAGCCCTGCCCGCGATGTGGCCATCGCTCGTGAGGCCATCTTGCATGGCGCCGACGCCGTGTACCTCGGTGGCCCAAGCTTCGGCGCCCGCCACAACGCCTGCAACGAGGTCAGCGATATCGCCCAGTTGGTGGAGTTTGCCCACCGCTATCACGCGCGGGTGTTCACCACCATCAACACCATCCTTCACGACAACGAGCTGGAGCCGGCGCGCAAGCTGATCCACCAGTTGTACGATGCCGGTGTCGATGCGCTGATCGTCCAGGACCTGGGCGTGATGGAACTGGATATCCCACCGATCGAGCTGCACGCCAGTACCCAGACGGATATCCGTACCCTGGCGCGGGCCAAATTTCTCGATCAGGCCGGTTTCTCGCAACTGGTACTGGCCCGAGAGCTGAACCTCAAGGAAATTCGCGCGATTGCCGACGAGACCGATGCGGCCATCGAGTTTTTCATCCACGGCGCGTTGTGTGTAGCTTTCTCGGGGCAATGCAACATTTCCCACGCTCAGACCGGTCGCAGTGCCAACCGTGGCGACTGCTCTCAGGCCTGCCGTCTGCCGTACACCCTCAAGGACGAAAAAGGCGGTGTTATTGCCTATGAGAAGCACCTGCTGTCGATGAAGGACAACAACCAGAGCGCCAACATCCGCGCTCTGGTCGAGGCGGGTGTTCGCTCGTTCAAGATCGAAGGGCGTTACAAGGACATGGGCTATGTGAAGAACATCACCGCCTACTACCGTCAGCGCCTGGACGAAGTCCTTGAAGATCGCCCGGACCTGGCGCGCGCCTCCAGTGGTCGCACCGCGCACTTCTTCGTGCCCGACCCGGATAAAACCTTTCACCGTGGCAGTACCGACTACTTCGTCAGTGAGCGCAAGATCGATATCGGCGCCTTCGACTCGCCAACCTTCACTGGTTTGGCGGTCGGCGTGGTGGAGAAAGTCGGCAAGCGTGACATGCAAGTCGTCACCCATGAGCCACTGTCCAACGGTGACGGCCTCAATGTGCTGGTCAAACGTGAAGTGGTTGGCTTTCGCGCCAACATCGCCGAGCCGAAAGGCGAGTTCGATGAAGACGGCGAGAAGCGCTACCGCTATCGTGTCGAACCCAACGAAATGCCTAAGGGCATGTACCAGCTACGGCCAAATCATCCGTTGAGCCGCAACCTGGACCACAACTGGCAGCAAGCCCTGCAGAAAACCTCTGCCGAGCGTCGCATCGGCCTGGCGTGGGCGGCGCGCTTGACCGAAAGCAGCCTGCAATTGACTGCCACCAGCGAGGAGGGCGTCAGCGCCAGCATTACGCTTGACGGCCCGTTCGGGGTCGCCAACAAGCCGGAGCAGGCGTTGGAGCAACTGCACGATCTGCTTGGTCAGTTGGGTACCACTCAATACCATGCCACCGCCATCGACCTGGATGCGCCACAGGCATACTTCATTCCCAACTCGCAGCTTAAAGCCTTGCGTCGTGAAGTCATCGAATCCCTTACGGCTGCGCGCATTGCCGCGCATCCACGGGGTGGGCGCAAAGCAGAGAGCAATCCGCCGCCGGTGTACCCGGAGTCGCACCTGTCATTTTTGGCCAACGTCTACAACCAGAAGGCTCGCGACTTCTATCACCGTCACGGGGTCAAGCTGATTGACGCCGCTTACGAGGCCCACGAAGAGAAAGGCGAAGTGCCGGTGATGATCACCAAGCACTGCCTGCGTTTCTCTTTCAACTTGTGCCCCAAGCAGGCCAAGGGCGTAACGGGTGTGCGCACCAAGGTTGCACCGATGCAGTTGATCCACGGTGACGAGGTGCTGACGTTGAAGTTCGACTGCAAGCCTTGCGAAATGCATGTGATCGGCAAGATGAAGGGTCACATCTTCGATTTGCCGCAACCGGGCAGTCAGCAAGTGGTCGGGCACATCAGTCCTGAAGACTTGCTCAAGACCATTCCCCGCGCCCCGCATTAA
- a CDS encoding LysR substrate-binding domain-containing protein, whose translation MNYRNLTPSMSLLLAFEAAARYESYTRAAVELSLTQSAVSRQVQALEQHLGVTLFRREGRTVKLTDVGRLYQREISEALGRVRSATLHAIAHQAGGGNLRLATLPTFGSKWLLPRLHAFYRNHPEVLVHINSRIEPVDFATSGIDAAIVVATSDLPGLICHRLHAEELMVILSPTLAASRPTWSPQDISQQVLLSVANNANAWGEWFTHHGLTHHAMRLGPSFELTSHLIQAVRADIGIGLVPRILITEELAGGELSSPALPFASARSYYLVYPPRNQALPALQAFRSWLLEKAGRELSD comes from the coding sequence ATGAATTACCGCAACCTCACCCCATCCATGTCTTTACTGCTGGCGTTCGAGGCCGCGGCGCGCTATGAAAGCTACACCCGCGCCGCCGTGGAGCTATCGCTGACCCAAAGCGCAGTCAGCCGCCAGGTCCAGGCGCTTGAGCAACACTTGGGCGTAACACTGTTCCGGCGCGAAGGCCGCACGGTAAAGCTCACCGACGTCGGGCGGCTGTACCAGCGTGAAATCAGCGAGGCCCTGGGCCGCGTCCGCAGTGCCACCCTGCACGCTATCGCCCACCAGGCAGGGGGTGGCAACCTGCGCCTGGCAACCCTGCCGACTTTCGGCTCGAAATGGTTGCTGCCACGGCTGCACGCGTTCTACCGGAACCATCCAGAAGTACTGGTACACATCAATTCACGCATTGAACCGGTGGACTTCGCCACCAGTGGTATCGACGCAGCTATCGTCGTCGCGACCAGTGATCTGCCCGGGCTGATTTGTCATCGTTTGCATGCAGAAGAGTTGATGGTGATCCTCTCGCCCACCCTGGCCGCCTCGCGGCCGACCTGGAGCCCGCAGGACATCAGCCAGCAAGTCCTGCTCAGTGTGGCCAACAACGCCAATGCCTGGGGCGAGTGGTTTACCCATCACGGCCTGACCCACCACGCCATGCGCCTTGGGCCGAGCTTTGAATTGACGTCGCATCTGATCCAGGCGGTGCGTGCCGATATCGGCATCGGCCTGGTGCCACGCATCCTCATTACCGAGGAACTGGCCGGGGGTGAACTGAGCAGTCCCGCCCTGCCCTTTGCCAGCGCGCGCAGCTATTACCTGGTATACCCGCCGCGCAACCAGGCGCTGCCAGCACTGCAAGCGTTCCGTAGTTGGCTCCTGGAAAAAGCAGGCAGGGAACTTAGCGACTGA
- a CDS encoding FAD-binding and (Fe-S)-binding domain-containing protein: MIARLTGTAPATLYPDFLEALRSAGFRGQLSADYATRTVLATDNSIYQRLPQAAVFPVDADDVARIAALMAEPRFQAVKLTPRGGGTGTNGQSLTDGIVVDLSRHMNSILEINVEERWVRVQAGVVKDQLNAALKPYGLFFAPELSTSNRATVGGMINTDASGQGSCTYGKTRDHVLELHSVLLGGQRLHTRPLNEAELDQACAETGRAGEVYRTARTIQETKAELIEQIFPKLNRCLTGYDLAHLRDEQGRFNLNSVLCGAEGSLGYVVEAKLNVLPIPKYAVLVNVRYSSFMDALRDANALMAHKPLSIETVDSKVLMLAMKDIVWHSVAEYFPADAERPTLGINLVEFCGDDPQEVNARVQAFVAHLQADTGVERLGHTLAEGAEAVTRVYTMRKRSVGLLGNVEGEVRPQPFVEDTAVPPEQLADYIAEFRALLDGYGLAYGMFGHVDAGVLHVRPALDMKDPAQAALVKPISDAVAALTLRYGGLLWGEHGKGLRSEYVPEYFGELYPSLQALKGAFDPHNQLNPGKICTPPDSAQGLIKVNEAPLRGDFDRQIDERVWQSFGSAVHCNGNGACYNYDPNDAMCPSWKATRERQHSPKGRASLIREWLRLQGAANIDVLATAQGKLDWVKGLPARLRNNFSRSKGEADFSHEVYDAMAGCLACKSCAGQCPIKVNVPEFRSRFLELYHGRYQRPLRDYLIGSLEFSIPYLAHAPGLYNAVMGSKWVSKLLEQQVGMLDSPLISRYNLQATLTRCNVRMASIPTLRELTPAQRERSIVLVQDAFTRYFETPVLAAFIDLAYRLGQRIYLAPYSANGKPLHVQGFLGAFNKAAIRNARQLSALADCGVPLVGLDPAMTLVYRQEYLKVPGLGECPKVLLPQEWLMEVLPEQPGRTTGTFRLMAHCTEKTNVPASTRQWEQVFARVGLKLSTEATGCCGMSGTYGHEARNQQTSKTIFEQSWASKLDKEGEALATGYSCRSQVKRQADRTLRHPLQVLLQQLNA, from the coding sequence ATGATCGCCCGACTGACCGGCACCGCACCGGCCACTCTTTACCCTGATTTCCTCGAAGCCCTGCGCAGTGCCGGTTTCCGTGGCCAGCTCAGTGCTGACTACGCGACCCGCACGGTGCTGGCCACGGACAACTCTATCTACCAGCGCTTGCCGCAGGCGGCGGTGTTCCCTGTGGACGCCGATGACGTCGCGCGTATTGCCGCGCTGATGGCCGAACCGCGCTTCCAGGCGGTCAAGCTCACGCCTCGCGGTGGCGGTACCGGCACCAACGGTCAGTCGCTGACCGATGGCATTGTGGTCGACCTGTCGCGCCACATGAACAGCATTCTTGAAATCAATGTCGAGGAGCGCTGGGTACGGGTGCAGGCCGGGGTGGTCAAGGACCAGCTCAATGCCGCGCTCAAACCGTATGGGCTGTTCTTCGCGCCGGAGCTTTCCACTTCCAACCGTGCCACCGTCGGCGGCATGATCAATACCGATGCCAGCGGACAGGGCAGTTGTACCTACGGCAAAACCCGTGACCACGTGCTGGAGTTGCACAGTGTCCTGCTCGGTGGCCAACGTCTGCATACCCGGCCTTTGAACGAGGCTGAACTGGATCAGGCATGTGCTGAAACTGGCCGTGCCGGCGAGGTGTATCGCACGGCTCGCACCATTCAGGAAACCAAGGCCGAGCTGATCGAGCAGATCTTCCCCAAGCTCAACCGCTGCCTGACCGGTTACGACCTGGCGCACCTGCGCGATGAGCAGGGCCGTTTCAACCTCAACAGTGTGTTGTGCGGTGCGGAAGGCTCGCTCGGGTATGTGGTCGAGGCCAAGCTCAATGTGCTGCCAATTCCCAAGTACGCCGTGTTGGTCAACGTCCGCTATAGCAGTTTCATGGACGCCTTGCGAGACGCCAATGCGTTGATGGCGCACAAGCCATTGTCGATCGAGACGGTGGACTCCAAGGTGCTCATGCTGGCGATGAAAGACATCGTCTGGCACAGCGTTGCCGAGTACTTCCCCGCTGACGCCGAACGCCCGACCCTGGGGATCAACCTGGTCGAGTTCTGTGGTGATGACCCGCAGGAAGTGAATGCCCGGGTACAGGCTTTCGTCGCTCACCTGCAGGCCGACACCGGTGTCGAACGCCTGGGCCACACCCTGGCCGAGGGCGCCGAGGCGGTGACGCGGGTCTACACCATGCGAAAGCGCTCGGTGGGTCTGCTCGGCAACGTCGAGGGTGAAGTGCGGCCGCAGCCGTTCGTGGAAGACACGGCGGTGCCGCCGGAGCAACTGGCGGACTACATTGCCGAGTTCCGTGCTTTGCTTGACGGTTACGGCCTGGCCTATGGCATGTTCGGCCACGTCGATGCCGGCGTGCTGCACGTGCGTCCGGCCCTGGACATGAAGGACCCGGCGCAGGCGGCGCTGGTCAAGCCGATTTCCGATGCGGTGGCCGCCTTGACCCTGCGCTATGGCGGCCTGCTCTGGGGTGAACACGGCAAAGGCTTGCGCTCGGAATACGTGCCGGAATACTTCGGCGAACTGTACCCGTCGCTGCAAGCGCTCAAGGGTGCGTTCGACCCGCACAACCAGCTCAACCCCGGCAAGATTTGCACACCCCCCGATAGCGCCCAGGGCCTGATCAAGGTCAACGAGGCGCCGCTGCGAGGGGACTTCGACCGCCAGATCGACGAGCGCGTATGGCAAAGCTTTGGCAGTGCCGTGCACTGCAACGGCAACGGCGCCTGCTACAACTATGATCCCAACGACGCCATGTGCCCGTCATGGAAGGCCACCCGTGAGCGCCAGCATTCACCTAAGGGTCGCGCTTCGCTGATCCGTGAATGGCTGCGCCTGCAGGGCGCTGCCAACATCGATGTGCTGGCGACTGCGCAGGGCAAGCTCGATTGGGTCAAGGGCCTGCCAGCACGCTTGCGCAATAATTTTTCGCGCAGCAAAGGCGAGGCGGATTTTTCCCATGAAGTCTACGACGCCATGGCCGGTTGCCTGGCGTGCAAATCCTGTGCTGGCCAATGCCCTATCAAGGTCAATGTGCCGGAATTCCGCTCGCGCTTTCTTGAGCTGTACCACGGGCGCTACCAGCGACCCCTGCGTGATTATCTGATCGGCTCACTGGAGTTCAGCATTCCATACCTGGCCCACGCCCCCGGTTTGTATAACGCGGTGATGGGCTCCAAGTGGGTGAGCAAACTGCTGGAACAGCAGGTCGGCATGCTCGACAGTCCCTTGATCAGCCGCTACAACCTGCAAGCGACGCTGACCCGTTGCAACGTGCGCATGGCCAGCATCCCGACCCTGCGCGAGCTCACTCCAGCGCAGCGCGAGCGCAGTATCGTCCTGGTTCAGGATGCCTTCACCCGCTACTTCGAAACGCCGGTGTTGGCCGCCTTCATCGACCTGGCTTACCGCCTTGGTCAACGTATCTACCTGGCGCCGTACAGCGCCAACGGCAAGCCGCTGCACGTGCAGGGCTTTCTCGGCGCGTTCAACAAGGCGGCTATTCGTAACGCCCGTCAGCTCAGTGCCTTGGCAGATTGCGGTGTGCCGCTGGTTGGCCTGGACCCGGCGATGACCCTGGTGTATCGCCAGGAGTACCTGAAGGTTCCTGGCCTGGGTGAGTGTCCGAAAGTTCTGTTGCCACAGGAGTGGCTGATGGAGGTGCTGCCTGAGCAACCAGGCAGAACGACGGGTACTTTCCGACTCATGGCTCACTGCACCGAGAAGACCAACGTACCGGCCAGCACGCGCCAGTGGGAGCAGGTGTTTGCGCGCGTGGGCCTGAAACTGTCCACCGAGGCCACCGGTTGCTGCGGCATGTCGGGCACTTACGGCCATGAGGCACGCAATCAGCAAACGTCGAAGACCATCTTCGAACAGTCCTGGGCCAGCAAGTTGGATAAGGAAGGTGAAGCATTGGCGACCGGCTATTCGTGCCGCAGCCAGGTCAAGCGCCAGGCTGATCGCACCCTGCGCCATCCGCTGCAAGTGCTGTTGCAGCAACTGAATGCCTGA
- a CDS encoding hydroxyisourate hydrolase — MNGGISIHVVDVASGCVAQGLEVRLERLDAARRELICAGRIGSNGLLAELADLSECCPAGVYEVSLQVADFYRAQGTALPAQPFLDELVYRFGVGEPTQHYHLPFKLTAWGVSCFRGGA, encoded by the coding sequence ATGAATGGCGGAATCTCCATCCATGTCGTGGATGTCGCCAGCGGTTGCGTGGCACAAGGGCTGGAAGTACGCCTGGAGCGATTGGATGCAGCACGGCGTGAGCTGATCTGTGCCGGCCGTATCGGCAGTAATGGGCTGCTGGCTGAGCTAGCTGATCTCAGTGAGTGTTGCCCTGCAGGGGTATACGAGGTCAGCTTGCAGGTTGCCGACTTCTACCGGGCCCAGGGGACTGCGCTACCAGCGCAGCCGTTTCTGGATGAGCTGGTGTACCGCTTCGGCGTTGGCGAACCAACCCAGCACTACCATTTACCGTTCAAATTGACCGCCTGGGGCGTTTCCTGTTTTCGCGGTGGCGCCTGA
- a CDS encoding nucleoside deaminase, whose translation MTSITQLSPAGVTEMDLQLLRRAIDLSTASRQRGRHPFAALVADRDGNVIAEAGNNSMPPEGDPTQHAELVAAANAAKRLDPQALASCTLYTSAEPCCMCAGAVYWTGIGRVVYALSEHALLGLTGDHPENPTFSLPCREVFAKGQRKVSVFGPMLEDEAAAPHKGFWS comes from the coding sequence ATGACCAGCATCACTCAGCTCAGCCCTGCTGGCGTTACCGAGATGGACCTGCAACTGCTGCGCCGCGCCATCGATTTGTCCACTGCGTCCCGGCAGCGCGGCCGCCACCCCTTCGCCGCCCTGGTGGCCGATCGCGATGGCAATGTGATTGCCGAAGCTGGCAACAACTCCATGCCTCCGGAAGGTGATCCGACTCAACACGCCGAACTGGTCGCGGCCGCCAACGCGGCCAAGCGGCTCGACCCTCAAGCACTGGCCAGTTGCACCTTGTACACCAGCGCCGAGCCTTGCTGCATGTGCGCCGGCGCGGTGTATTGGACAGGTATCGGCCGAGTGGTGTACGCCTTGTCCGAGCATGCCTTGCTCGGCTTGACGGGCGATCACCCGGAAAACCCGACTTTCTCACTGCCGTGTCGCGAAGTGTTCGCCAAAGGCCAACGCAAGGTCAGCGTGTTCGGCCCAATGCTTGAAGATGAAGCTGCCGCGCCGCACAAGGGCTTTTGGTCATGA
- a CDS encoding nucleobase:cation symporter-2 family protein, with amino-acid sequence MSKTPVHPVDEVLPLRQLFTFGLQHVLVMYAGAVAVPLILGSALGLTSAQVIMLINANLLTSGVATLIQTIGFWKFGARLPMIQGCSFIALAPMIMIGKEFGLSQIFGAVIAAGAITIALAPVFSRLLRFFPPVVIGSLITIIGVSLMPAAAIWLGGGNPAAEDFGNPANLLLGLATVTVTLVIYAKFSGFIGNLSVLIGLFVGSLIAAAFGMTNFSRVGEAAWFELSPPMAFGAPQFSLVPIMVMTLAMLVIMAETTGNCLAIGKLTGKPTTQQTLGNAFRADGLSTMLGGLFNSFPYNAFTQNTGLIALSNIKSRFVVAAAGAIMVLMGLFPKLGALIAAVPTPVLGGCAIVMFGMTTVAGIQELSRVKFEGTRNGIIVAVSVSVGVLPMSFPALFEHANGALKLVLESGIFLGAITAIVLNVLLNNEKKTNDSVAAEMAE; translated from the coding sequence ATGAGCAAAACACCGGTTCATCCAGTGGACGAAGTCTTGCCTCTGCGTCAGTTATTCACATTCGGTTTGCAACATGTACTGGTGATGTACGCCGGGGCGGTGGCGGTACCGCTGATTCTCGGCAGCGCGCTGGGGCTGACATCGGCGCAGGTCATCATGCTGATCAACGCCAACCTGCTGACGTCGGGCGTGGCGACCTTGATCCAGACCATCGGCTTTTGGAAGTTCGGCGCTCGCTTGCCCATGATCCAAGGCTGCTCGTTCATTGCCCTGGCACCCATGATCATGATCGGCAAGGAGTTCGGGCTCAGTCAGATTTTCGGTGCCGTGATCGCGGCGGGCGCCATTACTATCGCGCTGGCCCCCGTATTCAGTCGCTTGCTGCGCTTCTTTCCGCCGGTGGTAATCGGCAGCCTGATCACCATTATCGGTGTCTCGCTGATGCCTGCCGCGGCTATCTGGCTGGGCGGCGGTAACCCCGCTGCCGAAGACTTCGGCAACCCTGCCAATCTATTGCTGGGTCTGGCGACAGTCACTGTAACCCTGGTGATCTATGCCAAGTTCTCCGGCTTCATCGGCAACCTCAGTGTGCTCATCGGCTTGTTTGTCGGCAGTTTGATCGCCGCGGCGTTCGGCATGACCAACTTCAGCCGAGTGGGCGAAGCCGCCTGGTTCGAACTGAGTCCACCCATGGCCTTCGGCGCGCCGCAGTTCTCGCTGGTGCCAATCATGGTCATGACCCTGGCCATGTTGGTGATCATGGCCGAGACCACGGGCAACTGCTTGGCCATCGGTAAATTGACCGGCAAACCGACCACGCAGCAAACCCTGGGCAACGCGTTTCGTGCGGACGGCCTATCAACCATGCTCGGCGGCCTCTTCAATAGCTTTCCGTACAACGCGTTCACGCAAAACACCGGACTGATTGCTCTTTCCAACATCAAGAGCCGCTTCGTGGTGGCCGCTGCTGGAGCAATCATGGTGTTGATGGGCTTGTTCCCCAAGCTCGGCGCCTTGATTGCTGCAGTGCCCACCCCGGTGCTGGGTGGCTGCGCCATCGTGATGTTCGGCATGACCACGGTCGCCGGTATCCAGGAGCTGTCGCGGGTGAAGTTCGAAGGTACCCGCAACGGCATCATCGTGGCTGTTTCGGTCAGCGTCGGGGTGCTGCCGATGTCCTTCCCAGCCCTGTTCGAACACGCTAACGGCGCGCTCAAGCTGGTACTGGAGAGTGGCATTTTCCTCGGCGCGATAACTGCCATCGTGCTCAACGTACTGCTCAATAACGAAAAGAAAACCAACGACAGCGTCGCCGCCGAGATGGCCGAGTGA